The Papio anubis isolate 15944 chromosome 1, Panubis1.0, whole genome shotgun sequence genome window below encodes:
- the SRRM1 gene encoding serine/arginine repetitive matrix protein 1 isoform X9, with protein sequence MDAGFFRGTSAEQDNRFSNKQKKLLKQLKFAECLEKKVDMSKVNLEVIKPWITKRVTEILGFEDDVVIEFIFNQLEVKNPDSKMMQINLTGFLNGKNAREFMGELWPLLLSAQENIAGIPSAFLELKKEEIKQRQIEQEKLASMKKQDEDKDKRDKEEKESSREKRERSRSPRRTKSRSPSPAPEKKEKTPELPEPSVKVKEPSVQEATSTSDILKVPKPEPIPEPKEPSPEKNSKKEKEKEKARPRSRSRSKSRSRTRSRSPSHTRPRRRHRSRSRSYSPRRRPSPRRRPSPRRRTPPRRMPPPPRHRRSRSPVRRRRRSSASLSGSSSSSSSSRSRSPPKKPPKRTSSPPRKTRRLSPSASPPRRRHRPSPPATPPPKTRHSPTPQQSNRTRKSRVSVSPGRTSGKVTKHKGTEKRESPSPAPKPRKVELSESEEDKGGKMAAADSVQQRRQYRRQNQQSSSDSGSSSSSEDERPKRSHVKNGEVGRRRRHSPSRSASPSPRKRQKETSPRMQMGKRWQSPVTKSGRRRRSPSPPPTRRRRSPSPAPPPRRRRTPTPPPRRRTPSPPPRRRSPSPRRYSPPIQRRYSPSPPPKRRTASPPPPPKRRASPSPPPKRRVSHSPPPKQRSSPVTKRRSPSLSSKHRKGSSPSRSTREARSPQPNKRHSPSPRPRAPQTSSSPPPVRRGASSSPQRRQSPSPSTRPIRRVSRTPEPKKIKKVASPSPQSVRRVSSSRSVSGSPEPAAKKPPAPPSPVQSQSPSTNWSPAVPVKKAKSPTPSPSPPRNSDQEGGGKKKKKKKDKKHKKDKKHKKHKKHKKEKAVAAAAAAAVTPAAVAAATTTLAQEEPVAVPEPKKETESEAEDNLDDLEKHLREKALRSMRKAQVSPQS encoded by the exons ATGGACGCGGGATTTTTCCGC GGAACAAGTGCAGAACAGGATAATCGGTTCAGCAACAAACAGAAGAAACTACTGAAGCAGCTGAAATTTGCAGAATGCCTAGAAAAAAAG GTGGACATGAGCAAAGTAAATTTGGAGGTTATAAAGCCTTGGATAACAAAAAGAGTAACGGAAATCCTTGGGTTTGAAGATGATGTTGTCATTGAGTTTATATTCAACCAGCTGGAAGTGAAG AATCCAGACTCCAAAATGATGCAAATCAACCTGACTGGATTTTTGAATGGAAAAAATGCTCGAGAATTTATGGGAGAACTGTGGCCCCTGCTGCTAAGTGCACAAGAAAACATCGCAGGAATCCCTTCTGCTTTCCTAgaactgaagaaagaagaaataaaacaaagacag ATTGAACAAGAAAAATTGGCATCTATGAAAAAGCAAGATGAAGACAAAGATAAAAGggataaggaagaaaaagaaagcagcagaGAAAAAAGGGAGAGGTCTCGTAGCCCAAGAAG AACCAAGAGCCGGAGTCCTTCCCCTGctccagaaaagaaggaaaaaactccAGAGCTCCCAGAACCTTCAGTGAAAGTAAAAGAACCTTCAGTACAAGAGGCTACTTCTACTAG TGACATTCTGAAAGTTCCCAAACCTGAACCTATACCAGAGCCTAAAGAAccttctccagaaaaaaattctaaaaaagaaaaggagaaggagaaggccCGACCACGATCTCGGTCACGCTCCAAATCAAGATCCCGGACGCGGTCCCGCTCTCCTTCTCACACTCGACCTAGACGGCGCCATAGATCCCGATCAAG ATCGTATTCACCTAGAAGGCGGCCAAGCCCAAGAAGGCGGCCATCTCCTCGGAGAAGAACTCCACCAAGAAGAATGCCTCCTCCACCAAGGCATAGAAGGAGTAGATCGCCTGTAAGAcg AAGAAGACGTTCTTCAGCATCCTTGTCTGGGAGTAGCTCATCATCCTCTTCATCTCGTTCACGGTCACCACCAAAGAAGCCTCCCAAGAGGACATCCAGCCCCCCTCGGAAAACTCGTAGGTTATCTCCTTCAGCAAGTCCTCCAAGGCGAAGGCACAGGCCATCACCTCCTGCAACTCCACCACCCAAAACTCGGCATTCCCCAACACCCCAGCAGTCAAACCGTACAAGAAAAAGTCGTGTTTCCGTGTCTCCAGGGAGAACTTCAGGTAAAG TGACAAAACATAAAGGTACTGAGAAAAGAGAATCCCCTTCACCAGCACCGAAGCCTAGAAAAGTAGAGTTATCTGAATCGG AAGAAGATAAAGGTGGCAAAATGGCTGCAGCAGATTCTGTGCAGCAGAGACGCCAATACAGACGACAAAACCAGCAGTCTTCATCTG ActctggctcctcctcctcctcagaagATGAACGACCCAAGAGGTCCCATGTGAAGAATGGTGAGGTTGGCAGGCGGCGGAGACATTCCCCTTCCCGGAGTGCTTCTCCATCACCACGAAAGCGGCAAAAAGAGACTTCCCCTCG GATGCAGATGGGAAAGCGATGGCAATCGCCAGTGACTAAAAG TGGTAGACGGAGGAGAAGTCCATCCCCACCACCCACCAGAAGGCGACGGTCTCCTTCTCCCGCCCCTCCTCCTCGACGGCGCAGGACTCCCACACCACCACCACGACGAAG GactccttctcctcccccacgCCGGCGCTCACCTTCTCCTAGAAGATACTCTCCTCCAATACAGAGGAGATACTCTCCTTCTCCACCTCCAAAGAGAAGAACGGCTTCACCTCCTCCCCCTCCTAAACGAAGAGCATCACCATCTCCACCACCAAAGCGGCGGGTCTCCCATTCTCCACCTCCCAAACAAAGAAGCTCCCCAGTCACCAAGAGACGTTCACCTTCATTATCATCCAAGCATAGGAAAGGGTCTTCCCCAAGCCGATCTACCCGGGAGGCCCGATCACCACAACCAAACAAACGGCATTCGCCCTCACCACGGCCTCGAGCTCCTCAGACCTCCTCAAGTCCTCCACCTGTTCGAAGAGGAGCGTCATCATCACCCCAAAGAAGGCAGTCCCCGTCTCCAAGTACTAGGCCCATTAGGAGAGTCTCCAGGACTCCGGAacctaaaaagataaaaaa GGTTGCTTCCCCAAGCCCACAGTCTGTAAGGAGGGTCTCATCCTCCCGATCTGTCTCCGGGTCTCCTGAGCCAGCAGCTAAAAAGCCCCCAGCACCTCCATCCCCTGTCCAGTCTCAGTCACCATCTACAAACTGGTCACCAGCTGTACCGGTCAAAAAGGCCAAAAGCCCAACACCGAGCCCATCACCGCCAAGA AATTCAGATCAAGAAGGaggtggaaagaaaaagaagaaaaagaaggacaagaaacacaaaaaggaTAAGAAGCACAAGAAGCACAAAAAACACAAGAAGGAAAAGGCTGTggctgcagctgctgcagctgctgtgacCCCTGCAGCCGTTGCAGCTGCCACAACCACATTAGCACAGGAAGAGCCGGTGGCAGTGCCAGAGCCGAAGAAG gagactgAAAGTGAAGCTGAAGATAACCTTGATGATTTAGAAAAGCACCTGCGTGAAAAGGCCCTGAGATCAATGAGGAAGGCCCAAGTGTCCCCACAGTCTTAG
- the SRRM1 gene encoding serine/arginine repetitive matrix protein 1 isoform X6 translates to MDAGFFRGTSAEQDNRFSNKQKKLLKQLKFAECLEKKVDMSKVNLEVIKPWITKRVTEILGFEDDVVIEFIFNQLEVKNPDSKMMQINLTGFLNGKNAREFMGELWPLLLSAQENIAGIPSAFLELKKEEIKQRQIEQEKLASMKKQDEDKDKRDKEEKESSREKRERSRSPRRRKSRSPSPRRRSSPVRRERKRSHSRSPRHRTKSRSPSPAPEKKEKTPELPEPSVKVKEPSVQEATSTSDILKVPKPEPIPEPKEPSPEKNSKKEKEKEKARPRSRSRSKSRSRTRSRSPSHTRPRRRHRSRSRSYSPRRRPSPRRRPSPRRRTPPRRMPPPPRHRRSRSPVRRRRRSSASLSGSSSSSSSSRSRSPPKKPPKRTSSPPRKTRRLSPSASPPRRRHRPSPPATPPPKTRHSPTPQQSNRTRKSRVSVSPGRTSGKVTKHKGTEKRESPSPAPKPRKVELSESEDKGGKMAAADSVQQRRQYRRQNQQSSSDSGSSSSSEDERPKRSHVKNGEVGRRRRHSPSRSASPSPRKRQKETSPRGRRRRSPSPPPTRRRRSPSPAPPPRRRRTPTPPPRRRTPSPPPRRRSPSPRRYSPPIQRRYSPSPPPKRRTASPPPPPKRRASPSPPPKRRVSHSPPPKQRSSPVTKRRSPSLSSKHRKGSSPSRSTREARSPQPNKRHSPSPRPRAPQTSSSPPPVRRGASSSPQRRQSPSPSTRPIRRVSRTPEPKKIKKVASPSPQSVRRVSSSRSVSGSPEPAAKKPPAPPSPVQSQSPSTNWSPAVPVKKAKSPTPSPSPPRNSDQEGGGKKKKKKKDKKHKKDKKHKKHKKHKKEKAVAAAAAAAVTPAAVAAATTTLAQEEPVAVPEPKKETESEAEDNLDDLEKHLREKALRSMRKAQVSPQS, encoded by the exons ATGGACGCGGGATTTTTCCGC GGAACAAGTGCAGAACAGGATAATCGGTTCAGCAACAAACAGAAGAAACTACTGAAGCAGCTGAAATTTGCAGAATGCCTAGAAAAAAAG GTGGACATGAGCAAAGTAAATTTGGAGGTTATAAAGCCTTGGATAACAAAAAGAGTAACGGAAATCCTTGGGTTTGAAGATGATGTTGTCATTGAGTTTATATTCAACCAGCTGGAAGTGAAG AATCCAGACTCCAAAATGATGCAAATCAACCTGACTGGATTTTTGAATGGAAAAAATGCTCGAGAATTTATGGGAGAACTGTGGCCCCTGCTGCTAAGTGCACAAGAAAACATCGCAGGAATCCCTTCTGCTTTCCTAgaactgaagaaagaagaaataaaacaaagacag ATTGAACAAGAAAAATTGGCATCTATGAAAAAGCAAGATGAAGACAAAGATAAAAGggataaggaagaaaaagaaagcagcagaGAAAAAAGGGAGAGGTCTCGTAGCCCAAGAAG ACGCAAATCCAGATCTCCTTCCCCTAGAAGACGATCTTCCCCtgtcaggagagagagaaagcgcaGTCATTCTCGATCTCCCCGTCACAGAACCAAGAGCCGGAGTCCTTCCCCTGctccagaaaagaaggaaaaaactccAGAGCTCCCAGAACCTTCAGTGAAAGTAAAAGAACCTTCAGTACAAGAGGCTACTTCTACTAG TGACATTCTGAAAGTTCCCAAACCTGAACCTATACCAGAGCCTAAAGAAccttctccagaaaaaaattctaaaaaagaaaaggagaaggagaaggccCGACCACGATCTCGGTCACGCTCCAAATCAAGATCCCGGACGCGGTCCCGCTCTCCTTCTCACACTCGACCTAGACGGCGCCATAGATCCCGATCAAG ATCGTATTCACCTAGAAGGCGGCCAAGCCCAAGAAGGCGGCCATCTCCTCGGAGAAGAACTCCACCAAGAAGAATGCCTCCTCCACCAAGGCATAGAAGGAGTAGATCGCCTGTAAGAcg AAGAAGACGTTCTTCAGCATCCTTGTCTGGGAGTAGCTCATCATCCTCTTCATCTCGTTCACGGTCACCACCAAAGAAGCCTCCCAAGAGGACATCCAGCCCCCCTCGGAAAACTCGTAGGTTATCTCCTTCAGCAAGTCCTCCAAGGCGAAGGCACAGGCCATCACCTCCTGCAACTCCACCACCCAAAACTCGGCATTCCCCAACACCCCAGCAGTCAAACCGTACAAGAAAAAGTCGTGTTTCCGTGTCTCCAGGGAGAACTTCAGGTAAAG TGACAAAACATAAAGGTACTGAGAAAAGAGAATCCCCTTCACCAGCACCGAAGCCTAGAAAAGTAGAGTTATCTGAATCGG AAGATAAAGGTGGCAAAATGGCTGCAGCAGATTCTGTGCAGCAGAGACGCCAATACAGACGACAAAACCAGCAGTCTTCATCTG ActctggctcctcctcctcctcagaagATGAACGACCCAAGAGGTCCCATGTGAAGAATGGTGAGGTTGGCAGGCGGCGGAGACATTCCCCTTCCCGGAGTGCTTCTCCATCACCACGAAAGCGGCAAAAAGAGACTTCCCCTCG TGGTAGACGGAGGAGAAGTCCATCCCCACCACCCACCAGAAGGCGACGGTCTCCTTCTCCCGCCCCTCCTCCTCGACGGCGCAGGACTCCCACACCACCACCACGACGAAG GactccttctcctcccccacgCCGGCGCTCACCTTCTCCTAGAAGATACTCTCCTCCAATACAGAGGAGATACTCTCCTTCTCCACCTCCAAAGAGAAGAACGGCTTCACCTCCTCCCCCTCCTAAACGAAGAGCATCACCATCTCCACCACCAAAGCGGCGGGTCTCCCATTCTCCACCTCCCAAACAAAGAAGCTCCCCAGTCACCAAGAGACGTTCACCTTCATTATCATCCAAGCATAGGAAAGGGTCTTCCCCAAGCCGATCTACCCGGGAGGCCCGATCACCACAACCAAACAAACGGCATTCGCCCTCACCACGGCCTCGAGCTCCTCAGACCTCCTCAAGTCCTCCACCTGTTCGAAGAGGAGCGTCATCATCACCCCAAAGAAGGCAGTCCCCGTCTCCAAGTACTAGGCCCATTAGGAGAGTCTCCAGGACTCCGGAacctaaaaagataaaaaa GGTTGCTTCCCCAAGCCCACAGTCTGTAAGGAGGGTCTCATCCTCCCGATCTGTCTCCGGGTCTCCTGAGCCAGCAGCTAAAAAGCCCCCAGCACCTCCATCCCCTGTCCAGTCTCAGTCACCATCTACAAACTGGTCACCAGCTGTACCGGTCAAAAAGGCCAAAAGCCCAACACCGAGCCCATCACCGCCAAGA AATTCAGATCAAGAAGGaggtggaaagaaaaagaagaaaaagaaggacaagaaacacaaaaaggaTAAGAAGCACAAGAAGCACAAAAAACACAAGAAGGAAAAGGCTGTggctgcagctgctgcagctgctgtgacCCCTGCAGCCGTTGCAGCTGCCACAACCACATTAGCACAGGAAGAGCCGGTGGCAGTGCCAGAGCCGAAGAAG gagactgAAAGTGAAGCTGAAGATAACCTTGATGATTTAGAAAAGCACCTGCGTGAAAAGGCCCTGAGATCAATGAGGAAGGCCCAAGTGTCCCCACAGTCTTAG
- the SRRM1 gene encoding serine/arginine repetitive matrix protein 1 isoform X3 yields the protein MDAGFFRGTSAEQDNRFSNKQKKLLKQLKFAECLEKKVDMSKVNLEVIKPWITKRVTEILGFEDDVVIEFIFNQLEVKNPDSKMMQINLTGFLNGKNAREFMGELWPLLLSAQENIAGIPSAFLELKKEEIKQRQIEQEKLASMKKQDEDKDKRDKEEKESSREKRERSRSPRRRKSRSPSPRRRSSPVRRERKRSHSRSPRHRTKSRSPSPAPEKKEKTPELPEPSVKVKEPSVQEATSTSDILKVPKPEPIPEPKEPSPEKNSKKEKEKEKARPRSRSRSKSRSRTRSRSPSHTRPRRRHRSRSRSYSPRRRPSPRRRPSPRRRTPPRRMPPPPRHRRSRSPVRRRRRSSASLSGSSSSSSSSRSRSPPKKPPKRTSSPPRKTRRLSPSASPPRRRHRPSPPATPPPKTRHSPTPQQSNRTRKSRVSVSPGRTSVTKHKGTEKRESPSPAPKPRKVELSESEEDKGGKMAAADSVQQRRQYRRQNQQSSSDSGSSSSSEDERPKRSHVKNGEVGRRRRHSPSRSASPSPRKRQKETSPRMQMGKRWQSPVTKSGRRRRSPSPPPTRRRRSPSPAPPPRRRRTPTPPPRRRTPSPPPRRRSPSPRRYSPPIQRRYSPSPPPKRRTASPPPPPKRRASPSPPPKRRVSHSPPPKQRSSPVTKRRSPSLSSKHRKGSSPSRSTREARSPQPNKRHSPSPRPRAPQTSSSPPPVRRGASSSPQRRQSPSPSTRPIRRVSRTPEPKKIKKVASPSPQSVRRVSSSRSVSGSPEPAAKKPPAPPSPVQSQSPSTNWSPAVPVKKAKSPTPSPSPPRNSDQEGGGKKKKKKKDKKHKKDKKHKKHKKHKKEKAVAAAAAAAVTPAAVAAATTTLAQEEPVAVPEPKKETESEAEDNLDDLEKHLREKALRSMRKAQVSPQS from the exons ATGGACGCGGGATTTTTCCGC GGAACAAGTGCAGAACAGGATAATCGGTTCAGCAACAAACAGAAGAAACTACTGAAGCAGCTGAAATTTGCAGAATGCCTAGAAAAAAAG GTGGACATGAGCAAAGTAAATTTGGAGGTTATAAAGCCTTGGATAACAAAAAGAGTAACGGAAATCCTTGGGTTTGAAGATGATGTTGTCATTGAGTTTATATTCAACCAGCTGGAAGTGAAG AATCCAGACTCCAAAATGATGCAAATCAACCTGACTGGATTTTTGAATGGAAAAAATGCTCGAGAATTTATGGGAGAACTGTGGCCCCTGCTGCTAAGTGCACAAGAAAACATCGCAGGAATCCCTTCTGCTTTCCTAgaactgaagaaagaagaaataaaacaaagacag ATTGAACAAGAAAAATTGGCATCTATGAAAAAGCAAGATGAAGACAAAGATAAAAGggataaggaagaaaaagaaagcagcagaGAAAAAAGGGAGAGGTCTCGTAGCCCAAGAAG ACGCAAATCCAGATCTCCTTCCCCTAGAAGACGATCTTCCCCtgtcaggagagagagaaagcgcaGTCATTCTCGATCTCCCCGTCACAGAACCAAGAGCCGGAGTCCTTCCCCTGctccagaaaagaaggaaaaaactccAGAGCTCCCAGAACCTTCAGTGAAAGTAAAAGAACCTTCAGTACAAGAGGCTACTTCTACTAG TGACATTCTGAAAGTTCCCAAACCTGAACCTATACCAGAGCCTAAAGAAccttctccagaaaaaaattctaaaaaagaaaaggagaaggagaaggccCGACCACGATCTCGGTCACGCTCCAAATCAAGATCCCGGACGCGGTCCCGCTCTCCTTCTCACACTCGACCTAGACGGCGCCATAGATCCCGATCAAG ATCGTATTCACCTAGAAGGCGGCCAAGCCCAAGAAGGCGGCCATCTCCTCGGAGAAGAACTCCACCAAGAAGAATGCCTCCTCCACCAAGGCATAGAAGGAGTAGATCGCCTGTAAGAcg AAGAAGACGTTCTTCAGCATCCTTGTCTGGGAGTAGCTCATCATCCTCTTCATCTCGTTCACGGTCACCACCAAAGAAGCCTCCCAAGAGGACATCCAGCCCCCCTCGGAAAACTCGTAGGTTATCTCCTTCAGCAAGTCCTCCAAGGCGAAGGCACAGGCCATCACCTCCTGCAACTCCACCACCCAAAACTCGGCATTCCCCAACACCCCAGCAGTCAAACCGTACAAGAAAAAGTCGTGTTTCCGTGTCTCCAGGGAGAACTTCAG TGACAAAACATAAAGGTACTGAGAAAAGAGAATCCCCTTCACCAGCACCGAAGCCTAGAAAAGTAGAGTTATCTGAATCGG AAGAAGATAAAGGTGGCAAAATGGCTGCAGCAGATTCTGTGCAGCAGAGACGCCAATACAGACGACAAAACCAGCAGTCTTCATCTG ActctggctcctcctcctcctcagaagATGAACGACCCAAGAGGTCCCATGTGAAGAATGGTGAGGTTGGCAGGCGGCGGAGACATTCCCCTTCCCGGAGTGCTTCTCCATCACCACGAAAGCGGCAAAAAGAGACTTCCCCTCG GATGCAGATGGGAAAGCGATGGCAATCGCCAGTGACTAAAAG TGGTAGACGGAGGAGAAGTCCATCCCCACCACCCACCAGAAGGCGACGGTCTCCTTCTCCCGCCCCTCCTCCTCGACGGCGCAGGACTCCCACACCACCACCACGACGAAG GactccttctcctcccccacgCCGGCGCTCACCTTCTCCTAGAAGATACTCTCCTCCAATACAGAGGAGATACTCTCCTTCTCCACCTCCAAAGAGAAGAACGGCTTCACCTCCTCCCCCTCCTAAACGAAGAGCATCACCATCTCCACCACCAAAGCGGCGGGTCTCCCATTCTCCACCTCCCAAACAAAGAAGCTCCCCAGTCACCAAGAGACGTTCACCTTCATTATCATCCAAGCATAGGAAAGGGTCTTCCCCAAGCCGATCTACCCGGGAGGCCCGATCACCACAACCAAACAAACGGCATTCGCCCTCACCACGGCCTCGAGCTCCTCAGACCTCCTCAAGTCCTCCACCTGTTCGAAGAGGAGCGTCATCATCACCCCAAAGAAGGCAGTCCCCGTCTCCAAGTACTAGGCCCATTAGGAGAGTCTCCAGGACTCCGGAacctaaaaagataaaaaa GGTTGCTTCCCCAAGCCCACAGTCTGTAAGGAGGGTCTCATCCTCCCGATCTGTCTCCGGGTCTCCTGAGCCAGCAGCTAAAAAGCCCCCAGCACCTCCATCCCCTGTCCAGTCTCAGTCACCATCTACAAACTGGTCACCAGCTGTACCGGTCAAAAAGGCCAAAAGCCCAACACCGAGCCCATCACCGCCAAGA AATTCAGATCAAGAAGGaggtggaaagaaaaagaagaaaaagaaggacaagaaacacaaaaaggaTAAGAAGCACAAGAAGCACAAAAAACACAAGAAGGAAAAGGCTGTggctgcagctgctgcagctgctgtgacCCCTGCAGCCGTTGCAGCTGCCACAACCACATTAGCACAGGAAGAGCCGGTGGCAGTGCCAGAGCCGAAGAAG gagactgAAAGTGAAGCTGAAGATAACCTTGATGATTTAGAAAAGCACCTGCGTGAAAAGGCCCTGAGATCAATGAGGAAGGCCCAAGTGTCCCCACAGTCTTAG
- the SRRM1 gene encoding serine/arginine repetitive matrix protein 1 isoform X7, with product MDAGFFRGTSAEQDNRFSNKQKKLLKQLKFAECLEKKVDMSKVNLEVIKPWITKRVTEILGFEDDVVIEFIFNQLEVKNPDSKMMQINLTGFLNGKNAREFMGELWPLLLSAQENIAGIPSAFLELKKEEIKQRQIEQEKLASMKKQDEDKDKRDKEEKESSREKRERSRSPRRRKSRSPSPRRRSSPVRRERKRSHSRSPRHRTKSRSPSPAPEKKEKTPELPEPSVKVKEPSVQEATSTSDILKVPKPEPIPEPKEPSPEKNSKKEKEKEKARPRSRSRSKSRSRTRSRSPSHTRPRRRHRSRSRSYSPRRRPSPRRRPSPRRRTPPRRMPPPPRHRRSRSPVRRRRRSSASLSGSSSSSSSSRSRSPPKKPPKRTSSPPRKTRRLSPSASPPRRRHRPSPPATPPPKTRHSPTPQQSNRTRKSRVSVSPGRTSVTKHKGTEKRESPSPAPKPRKVELSESEEDKGGKMAAADSVQQRRQYRRQNQQSSSDSGSSSSSEDERPKRSHVKNGEVGRRRRHSPSRSASPSPRKRQKETSPRGRRRRSPSPPPTRRRRSPSPAPPPRRRRTPTPPPRRRTPSPPPRRRSPSPRRYSPPIQRRYSPSPPPKRRTASPPPPPKRRASPSPPPKRRVSHSPPPKQRSSPVTKRRSPSLSSKHRKGSSPSRSTREARSPQPNKRHSPSPRPRAPQTSSSPPPVRRGASSSPQRRQSPSPSTRPIRRVSRTPEPKKIKKVASPSPQSVRRVSSSRSVSGSPEPAAKKPPAPPSPVQSQSPSTNWSPAVPVKKAKSPTPSPSPPRNSDQEGGGKKKKKKKDKKHKKDKKHKKHKKHKKEKAVAAAAAAAVTPAAVAAATTTLAQEEPVAVPEPKKETESEAEDNLDDLEKHLREKALRSMRKAQVSPQS from the exons ATGGACGCGGGATTTTTCCGC GGAACAAGTGCAGAACAGGATAATCGGTTCAGCAACAAACAGAAGAAACTACTGAAGCAGCTGAAATTTGCAGAATGCCTAGAAAAAAAG GTGGACATGAGCAAAGTAAATTTGGAGGTTATAAAGCCTTGGATAACAAAAAGAGTAACGGAAATCCTTGGGTTTGAAGATGATGTTGTCATTGAGTTTATATTCAACCAGCTGGAAGTGAAG AATCCAGACTCCAAAATGATGCAAATCAACCTGACTGGATTTTTGAATGGAAAAAATGCTCGAGAATTTATGGGAGAACTGTGGCCCCTGCTGCTAAGTGCACAAGAAAACATCGCAGGAATCCCTTCTGCTTTCCTAgaactgaagaaagaagaaataaaacaaagacag ATTGAACAAGAAAAATTGGCATCTATGAAAAAGCAAGATGAAGACAAAGATAAAAGggataaggaagaaaaagaaagcagcagaGAAAAAAGGGAGAGGTCTCGTAGCCCAAGAAG ACGCAAATCCAGATCTCCTTCCCCTAGAAGACGATCTTCCCCtgtcaggagagagagaaagcgcaGTCATTCTCGATCTCCCCGTCACAGAACCAAGAGCCGGAGTCCTTCCCCTGctccagaaaagaaggaaaaaactccAGAGCTCCCAGAACCTTCAGTGAAAGTAAAAGAACCTTCAGTACAAGAGGCTACTTCTACTAG TGACATTCTGAAAGTTCCCAAACCTGAACCTATACCAGAGCCTAAAGAAccttctccagaaaaaaattctaaaaaagaaaaggagaaggagaaggccCGACCACGATCTCGGTCACGCTCCAAATCAAGATCCCGGACGCGGTCCCGCTCTCCTTCTCACACTCGACCTAGACGGCGCCATAGATCCCGATCAAG ATCGTATTCACCTAGAAGGCGGCCAAGCCCAAGAAGGCGGCCATCTCCTCGGAGAAGAACTCCACCAAGAAGAATGCCTCCTCCACCAAGGCATAGAAGGAGTAGATCGCCTGTAAGAcg AAGAAGACGTTCTTCAGCATCCTTGTCTGGGAGTAGCTCATCATCCTCTTCATCTCGTTCACGGTCACCACCAAAGAAGCCTCCCAAGAGGACATCCAGCCCCCCTCGGAAAACTCGTAGGTTATCTCCTTCAGCAAGTCCTCCAAGGCGAAGGCACAGGCCATCACCTCCTGCAACTCCACCACCCAAAACTCGGCATTCCCCAACACCCCAGCAGTCAAACCGTACAAGAAAAAGTCGTGTTTCCGTGTCTCCAGGGAGAACTTCAG TGACAAAACATAAAGGTACTGAGAAAAGAGAATCCCCTTCACCAGCACCGAAGCCTAGAAAAGTAGAGTTATCTGAATCGG AAGAAGATAAAGGTGGCAAAATGGCTGCAGCAGATTCTGTGCAGCAGAGACGCCAATACAGACGACAAAACCAGCAGTCTTCATCTG ActctggctcctcctcctcctcagaagATGAACGACCCAAGAGGTCCCATGTGAAGAATGGTGAGGTTGGCAGGCGGCGGAGACATTCCCCTTCCCGGAGTGCTTCTCCATCACCACGAAAGCGGCAAAAAGAGACTTCCCCTCG TGGTAGACGGAGGAGAAGTCCATCCCCACCACCCACCAGAAGGCGACGGTCTCCTTCTCCCGCCCCTCCTCCTCGACGGCGCAGGACTCCCACACCACCACCACGACGAAG GactccttctcctcccccacgCCGGCGCTCACCTTCTCCTAGAAGATACTCTCCTCCAATACAGAGGAGATACTCTCCTTCTCCACCTCCAAAGAGAAGAACGGCTTCACCTCCTCCCCCTCCTAAACGAAGAGCATCACCATCTCCACCACCAAAGCGGCGGGTCTCCCATTCTCCACCTCCCAAACAAAGAAGCTCCCCAGTCACCAAGAGACGTTCACCTTCATTATCATCCAAGCATAGGAAAGGGTCTTCCCCAAGCCGATCTACCCGGGAGGCCCGATCACCACAACCAAACAAACGGCATTCGCCCTCACCACGGCCTCGAGCTCCTCAGACCTCCTCAAGTCCTCCACCTGTTCGAAGAGGAGCGTCATCATCACCCCAAAGAAGGCAGTCCCCGTCTCCAAGTACTAGGCCCATTAGGAGAGTCTCCAGGACTCCGGAacctaaaaagataaaaaa GGTTGCTTCCCCAAGCCCACAGTCTGTAAGGAGGGTCTCATCCTCCCGATCTGTCTCCGGGTCTCCTGAGCCAGCAGCTAAAAAGCCCCCAGCACCTCCATCCCCTGTCCAGTCTCAGTCACCATCTACAAACTGGTCACCAGCTGTACCGGTCAAAAAGGCCAAAAGCCCAACACCGAGCCCATCACCGCCAAGA AATTCAGATCAAGAAGGaggtggaaagaaaaagaagaaaaagaaggacaagaaacacaaaaaggaTAAGAAGCACAAGAAGCACAAAAAACACAAGAAGGAAAAGGCTGTggctgcagctgctgcagctgctgtgacCCCTGCAGCCGTTGCAGCTGCCACAACCACATTAGCACAGGAAGAGCCGGTGGCAGTGCCAGAGCCGAAGAAG gagactgAAAGTGAAGCTGAAGATAACCTTGATGATTTAGAAAAGCACCTGCGTGAAAAGGCCCTGAGATCAATGAGGAAGGCCCAAGTGTCCCCACAGTCTTAG